From Amycolatopsis sp. WQ 127309:
GTGGGTGAACGGCCGCAGGTCCAGCAGCGCGCGGTCACGGCGTTGCAGGCGCACCTGCCGCCACGTGAACACCGCCAGCGAGATCAGCCCGACGACGATCGGCACCCACGCCGGCACCGGCGGCTCCACGCCGGCGGCCTCGCCGGTCGAGGACAGCCCGTACAGCAGGCCGCCGAAACCGATCGCGGACAGCAGCACCGACGGCACGTCCAGCGGCACCCGGCGCGTCTCGCTGTGCAACCGCAGCCGCAGCAGGCCGATCACCAGCGCCGCCAGCGACAGCGGCAGCACGATCCAGAACATCCACCGCCAGCCCAGCCCCGACAGCACCGCGCCGCCGATCGTCGGCCCGATCGCCGGCGCCACGGCGATGACGATCGTGATCGTGCCCATCGTCGCGCCCCGCCGCTGCGGCGGCACCAGCCGCATCACGGTCGTCATCAGCAGCGGCAGCATCACGGCCGTGCCGCACGCCTGCACCACGCGCCCGACCATCAGCACCCCGAACCCGGGCGCGAGCGCGCTGATCAACGTGCCCAGGCTGAACGCCGTCAGCGACACGAGGAACACCTGCCGCGGCGTGAACCGCTCGAGCAGGAACCCGGTCGCCGGGATCACCACGGCCATCGTCAGCAGGAAACCACTGGTCAGCCACTGCACGGTGGTCGTCGGCACGTGCAGGTCGACGGTCAGGTCCCGCAACGCGACGCTCAGGATCGTCTCGTTGAGGATCATCACGAACGCCGACAGCACGAGAACCCCGATGAGGAGCCCCGAGCCCGCCGGAGCGTCCGTCCGGTCGTCGGTGGGTGCGGTGTGCACGGTGTCGGTCATCGAGGTGGGAACTCCTGGTCACCGCGCCGGCGACGGTCGGGGGAAGTGCGCTGGTCTCCCGTCCAGTCTGCCTGGCCCGCGGC
This genomic window contains:
- a CDS encoding DHA2 family efflux MFS transporter permease subunit, with amino-acid sequence MTDTVHTAPTDDRTDAPAGSGLLIGVLVLSAFVMILNETILSVALRDLTVDLHVPTTTVQWLTSGFLLTMAVVIPATGFLLERFTPRQVFLVSLTAFSLGTLISALAPGFGVLMVGRVVQACGTAVMLPLLMTTVMRLVPPQRRGATMGTITIVIAVAPAIGPTIGGAVLSGLGWRWMFWIVLPLSLAALVIGLLRLRLHSETRRVPLDVPSVLLSAIGFGGLLYGLSSTGEAAGVEPPVPAWVPIVVGLISLAVFTWRQVRLQRRDRALLDLRPFTHRPFVVALVLTALLFVCLIGAAAILLPLYLQTVLKTSTFVSGLAVLPGGLVLGLLGRPVGALFDRVGARPLVIPGAAAMALSLWLFTLLGPTSPLVAVIGIHVLLMAGLGLMMTPLMTESLGVLPEHLYSHGSAILSTLQQVAGAMGTALFVSVATLGTADATAGSPDASGLRMAFVVAGCIGLVAFALSWLIRRSSGTSTEPAVSTSDD